A region from the Vibrio rumoiensis genome encodes:
- a CDS encoding coniferyl aldehyde dehydrogenase: MNHTEEPFLDESPTENRVMLQEALSLQKQAFNQHGQESYQERKAHLQRLKSLLMDNREAISEAINKDYGNRSHHETLFAEVITVADDISSTIKHLKKWMKVQKRKVDHTVYLGAKNRVIPQAVGVVGFIVPWNFPINLSFSGLSAAFAAGNRAMVKMSENSIYLTKLLQELTPKYFKPEKLQFFIETGTVGIEFSKLPFDHLMFTGSGATGRKVMAACAENLTPVTLELGGKSPAVIDPNYPMKKAVERIMFVKQFNAGQICTNVDYTFVHQSQREEFIKTSEQWVAKHCPDIQHKDYTSIIDNTAFQRLIDTVEDAKNKGATVVNLSHQPADPVTRKFPVTFILDTTDDMIISQRETFGPILMVKTYQQPEEVIDYIIQRDRPLAFYPFSNDKVLVDRYIQSVLSGGVSVNDALFHVAQHDLPFGGIGGSGMGHYHGYEGFLTFSKLRPVFYQASFSSMKFMAPPYGKFAIKVMNLMMKIK, from the coding sequence ATGAACCACACCGAAGAACCGTTTTTAGATGAAAGCCCAACCGAGAACCGTGTCATGTTGCAAGAAGCGTTAAGTCTTCAGAAGCAAGCGTTTAATCAACATGGGCAGGAAAGCTATCAAGAACGTAAAGCTCACTTACAACGCTTAAAAAGTCTTTTAATGGATAATCGAGAAGCGATTTCTGAGGCAATCAATAAAGACTACGGAAATCGCTCTCATCATGAAACGTTATTTGCGGAAGTGATTACGGTTGCGGATGATATTTCATCGACGATCAAACACCTCAAAAAGTGGATGAAAGTTCAAAAACGCAAAGTCGATCATACGGTGTATTTGGGCGCGAAAAATAGAGTTATTCCGCAAGCGGTTGGGGTCGTGGGTTTTATTGTTCCTTGGAACTTTCCAATTAATCTTAGCTTTTCGGGTTTATCTGCTGCGTTTGCTGCCGGTAACCGCGCCATGGTGAAAATGTCGGAAAACTCGATTTATTTAACCAAGCTATTACAAGAGTTGACGCCCAAATACTTTAAACCAGAAAAGCTACAGTTTTTCATTGAAACGGGCACGGTCGGCATTGAATTTTCGAAGCTGCCTTTTGATCATTTAATGTTTACGGGATCTGGGGCAACAGGTCGCAAAGTGATGGCTGCTTGTGCGGAAAACTTAACTCCTGTGACATTAGAACTAGGAGGAAAATCGCCCGCGGTGATAGATCCAAATTACCCAATGAAGAAAGCCGTTGAGCGAATTATGTTCGTAAAACAATTCAACGCAGGCCAGATTTGCACCAATGTCGATTATACGTTTGTTCACCAATCACAACGTGAAGAATTCATTAAAACTTCTGAGCAATGGGTTGCCAAACATTGTCCTGATATTCAGCATAAAGATTACACCTCGATTATTGATAACACGGCCTTCCAGCGCCTAATCGATACGGTTGAAGATGCCAAAAATAAAGGGGCAACCGTTGTTAATTTAAGCCATCAACCTGCGGATCCCGTTACTCGTAAATTTCCAGTGACCTTTATCCTCGATACCACTGACGACATGATTATTTCGCAAAGGGAGACGTTTGGCCCCATTTTAATGGTGAAAACCTATCAACAGCCGGAAGAAGTCATTGACTACATTATTCAGCGTGATCGTCCATTAGCCTTTTATCCATTTAGCAACGATAAAGTATTGGTGGATCGTTATATTCAATCGGTTCTGTCGGGTGGGGTGTCGGTGAACGATGCGTTATTCCATGTTGCTCAACACGATTTGCCATTCGGTGGAATTGGGGGCAGCGGAATGGGTCATTATCACGGTTATGAAGGATTTTTGACCTTTTCAAAATTACGTCCTGTTTTCTACCAAGCCAGTTTTTCCAGCATGAAATTTATGGCGCCACCTTATGGGAAATTCGCGATAAAAGTGATGAATTTAATGATGAAGATTAAATAG
- a CDS encoding AraC family transcriptional regulator: MTCFIRAACLEGYEEIVRSYGENPTLLLKKAGVIQSQLRDPDTFIYYEHFLQALELAKIECNNDVFGLELGLKQSVHNLGMMKNYMYRQGSILQALGSLNKYIHLYAEGFSLTITPTGNHYKVEFNHLHQEYFTAQKAQFTLAACFNIFTELLGYQTAVHKMSFKQPIPHQDTRYFEERFGCSMMFNAEQDAIYLPKTLVMQKPAVPNDEKNLTFSNEKLSQSKPSVNATEFIYQTIKSLLATGECNKNNIALCMGIHPKKLQRLLTEKNTSYREIIEQVRQEEAIKLLQQPQLSLTMIALKLGYSELAVFSRNFKAWFQQTPSQWRDKNVMAVA, encoded by the coding sequence ATGACTTGTTTTATTCGAGCCGCTTGTTTAGAAGGCTATGAAGAGATTGTGAGAAGTTATGGCGAGAACCCAACATTACTACTAAAAAAGGCTGGTGTGATCCAAAGCCAATTAAGAGATCCAGATACGTTTATTTACTATGAACATTTTTTACAAGCATTAGAGCTTGCGAAAATTGAATGTAATAACGATGTGTTTGGCTTAGAGCTAGGATTAAAACAAAGCGTCCACAATTTGGGGATGATGAAAAACTATATGTATCGACAAGGCTCGATACTACAAGCACTAGGCTCTTTAAATAAATATATTCACCTCTACGCAGAGGGGTTCTCCTTAACGATCACTCCAACCGGAAATCACTATAAAGTTGAGTTTAATCACCTTCATCAAGAATACTTTACCGCTCAAAAAGCGCAGTTTACGTTAGCCGCTTGTTTTAACATTTTCACAGAGCTACTCGGCTACCAAACGGCAGTACATAAAATGAGTTTTAAGCAGCCTATTCCTCACCAAGATACACGTTATTTTGAAGAGCGATTTGGTTGTTCGATGATGTTTAATGCAGAACAAGATGCCATTTACTTACCGAAAACGTTGGTGATGCAAAAGCCCGCAGTACCTAACGATGAAAAAAATCTAACATTTTCAAATGAAAAACTCAGTCAATCAAAGCCTAGTGTTAACGCAACGGAATTTATCTATCAAACGATCAAATCATTACTGGCAACAGGTGAATGTAATAAGAATAATATTGCGCTTTGCATGGGAATCCACCCTAAGAAATTACAGCGCTTATTAACCGAAAAGAACACCAGCTATCGAGAAATCATCGAGCAAGTCAGGCAAGAAGAAGCCATTAAGCTGTTGCAGCAACCGCAGTTATCTCTGACGATGATCGCTTTAAAACTTGGCTATAGTGAACTGGCGGTGTTTAGTCGTAATTTCAAAGCTTGGTTTCAGCAAACCCCTAGTCAATGGCGTGATAAAAACGTAATGGCAGTGGCTTAG
- a CDS encoding AAA family ATPase — protein sequence MSESKNTQTLMLIRGLPGSGKSTLAKQLSQQQGSIHLETDMYFIEADGQYRFNPMKLEQAHQWCQQKTEHYLQQGHSVIVSNTFVQHWEMKAYKAIAKRCQVELQVQVCRNDYGSIHDIEPSTIAKMKAKWQP from the coding sequence TTGTCAGAATCAAAGAACACTCAAACCTTAATGCTTATTCGAGGTTTACCGGGCTCGGGGAAATCGACATTAGCTAAGCAATTATCGCAGCAGCAAGGTTCAATACATTTAGAAACCGATATGTATTTTATTGAAGCCGATGGGCAGTATCGTTTTAATCCAATGAAATTAGAACAAGCTCATCAATGGTGCCAACAGAAAACCGAACACTATTTACAACAAGGTCACTCGGTGATTGTCTCGAATACCTTTGTTCAACATTGGGAAATGAAAGCCTATAAAGCGATCGCCAAACGCTGCCAAGTTGAATTGCAGGTGCAAGTGTGCCGTAATGATTACGGTAGCATCCACGATATAGAGCCGAGCACCATTGCTAAGATGAAAGCGAAGTGGCAACCGTAA
- a CDS encoding sugar O-acetyltransferase, whose amino-acid sequence MSKTLNDFSVKTLIDSELIEQQMQCKEWLYDFNHSRPRESALRKELLGKILNNYQGTHIEPPFLCDMGQNFTIGKGGFINYGLTVLDIAPVTIGDYVLIAPNVQLCAASHPIILRERIEPFACGDPITIGDCVWLGAGVIVLGGVTIGHNSVIGAGSVVTKDIPDNVIAVGNPCRVIKTIDHGTMPTQEDVDALIEKYQLEGWD is encoded by the coding sequence ATGTCCAAAACCTTAAATGATTTTTCAGTCAAAACCTTAATTGATAGTGAATTGATTGAGCAACAAATGCAATGTAAAGAATGGCTTTATGATTTTAATCATTCTCGCCCAAGAGAGTCGGCACTGAGAAAAGAATTACTTGGTAAGATTTTGAATAACTACCAAGGTACTCATATTGAGCCGCCATTTTTATGTGATATGGGACAAAACTTTACCATAGGCAAAGGCGGCTTTATTAATTATGGCTTAACGGTTCTCGATATTGCGCCCGTCACGATTGGTGATTATGTGTTGATAGCGCCGAACGTGCAGCTTTGCGCGGCAAGTCATCCCATCATTTTACGTGAGCGTATTGAGCCGTTTGCTTGCGGCGATCCAATCACCATTGGCGATTGTGTTTGGCTAGGTGCGGGGGTGATTGTTTTAGGTGGCGTGACGATTGGTCATAACAGCGTGATTGGCGCCGGCAGTGTGGTCACCAAAGATATTCCTGATAACGTGATTGCGGTCGGTAACCCATGCCGAGTGATTAAAACCATCGATCATGGCACAATGCCGACACAAGAAGATGTTGATGCGTTAATCGAAAAGTATCAACTTGAAGGTTGGGATTAA
- a CDS encoding NAD-dependent epimerase/dehydratase family protein, which produces MDQQQITICGCGWLGLELAKSLVKQNYTVYGTKQSTIDAQALATFGIQGIPLTLPIDFEPLDTEQQRTLQRAFAADLLVINVPPGRYPNSAEDFKQKIQSLSHLAKQAGCKKVLFISTTGVYADCQGEITESTPTAPNNESGHAHVWLENWLREEWQDNLVVLRLSGLIGPDRHPAKHIVKRYQSTEEPLENGLTPVNLIHQHDIITAISHMLTQWPEQKILHLSAHTHPTRAEYYQTMAKHLGLTIPQFVENGEHNKWINAQASCQALNLTLKYDDLMKFKPYQ; this is translated from the coding sequence ATGGATCAACAACAAATCACCATTTGCGGCTGCGGCTGGCTTGGATTAGAACTTGCCAAATCTTTAGTGAAACAAAACTACACCGTTTATGGCACCAAGCAATCAACGATCGACGCACAAGCGTTAGCGACCTTTGGTATTCAAGGTATTCCTTTAACTTTACCCATCGATTTCGAGCCATTAGACACTGAACAACAACGTACACTGCAGCGTGCTTTCGCGGCCGATTTGCTAGTGATTAATGTGCCGCCGGGTCGTTACCCAAATAGTGCCGAAGATTTCAAACAAAAAATACAGAGTCTATCGCATCTTGCAAAACAAGCAGGTTGTAAAAAGGTGTTATTTATCAGCACGACAGGGGTTTATGCCGATTGTCAGGGTGAAATCACAGAAAGCACCCCTACCGCTCCCAATAACGAATCTGGGCATGCTCATGTGTGGTTGGAGAATTGGTTAAGAGAGGAATGGCAAGATAACTTAGTTGTTTTGCGTTTATCAGGTTTAATCGGGCCAGATCGTCATCCAGCTAAACATATTGTCAAACGCTATCAATCGACTGAAGAGCCTTTGGAAAATGGCTTAACGCCGGTTAACCTGATCCACCAGCATGATATTATCACCGCAATTTCTCACATGCTGACCCAATGGCCTGAGCAAAAAATATTGCACTTATCTGCGCACACACACCCAACTCGTGCCGAATATTACCAAACCATGGCCAAACACTTAGGTTTAACCATTCCTCAGTTTGTCGAAAACGGCGAGCACAATAAATGGATTAATGCGCAAGCCAGTTGCCAAGCATTAAACCTTACTTTGAAATATGATGATTTAATGAAGTTTAAGCCCTATCAATAA
- a CDS encoding HPP family protein: protein MQSLVQQFSSHIQKAFSRLLLQLGINHTSSQAISTIPLTERIKVALTAFLAIFIVVLVSQHIQDQDAMLVLLGSMGASSVILFALPSSPLAKPWPFLVGHSISAVIGFALTFFISDLALLAATTTACVLMVMYILECMHPPAAATALVPVLAVQHSDLHLQFLYPIMINIVVFFIASQVLNRLIMKRRWLPPQPNYDPVHLHQNQTPLKRLGLQSEDLMQAINSFDSVLAVSQEELESIYQQAQKLAYQRRSGEILSRDIMSSDVITASADMPLGMAWKILHKHKISMLPVVNEERELLGVISSVDFLKNLSVPSYAGLLKHLNRMLVKRKHRKEVNNKVKDLMVTDVIAVKDTDHIVALVPLLSDIGLHHIPVLDAEQKLCGIITQSDLIGALYSVNQKA, encoded by the coding sequence ATGCAGTCTCTCGTTCAGCAATTTTCATCGCACATTCAAAAGGCCTTTTCTCGTTTGTTGCTTCAGCTTGGTATTAATCATACGAGTAGCCAGGCAATTTCAACCATTCCTCTAACCGAAAGGATCAAAGTCGCATTGACGGCTTTTCTTGCCATTTTTATTGTGGTGTTAGTGAGCCAACATATTCAAGACCAAGATGCCATGTTGGTGTTGCTTGGCTCAATGGGGGCGTCATCGGTTATTTTATTTGCTCTGCCAAGTAGCCCATTAGCCAAACCTTGGCCGTTTTTGGTGGGACACTCCATATCGGCGGTGATAGGCTTTGCTTTGACGTTTTTCATTTCAGATTTAGCCTTGTTGGCCGCGACCACAACGGCTTGTGTGCTGATGGTGATGTACATTTTAGAATGTATGCACCCACCCGCAGCGGCCACCGCCTTAGTACCGGTACTTGCGGTTCAACATAGCGATCTTCATTTACAGTTCCTTTACCCGATTATGATCAATATCGTGGTGTTTTTTATTGCCAGTCAGGTATTGAATCGTCTGATCATGAAAAGGCGTTGGCTACCACCTCAGCCGAATTATGATCCTGTGCATTTGCACCAAAACCAAACTCCGTTGAAGCGCTTAGGCTTGCAATCGGAAGATTTAATGCAAGCGATTAACAGTTTTGACAGTGTATTAGCGGTCAGCCAAGAAGAATTAGAATCGATTTATCAGCAAGCACAGAAACTGGCTTATCAACGTCGCAGTGGCGAGATTTTAAGCCGCGATATTATGTCTTCCGATGTGATCACGGCGTCTGCCGATATGCCGCTTGGAATGGCGTGGAAGATCCTGCATAAACATAAAATCAGCATGCTGCCGGTAGTCAATGAAGAACGTGAATTACTTGGTGTGATCTCTAGTGTCGACTTTTTGAAGAACTTGTCTGTACCAAGCTACGCAGGGTTATTGAAACACTTGAATCGTATGTTGGTAAAACGTAAGCATCGGAAAGAAGTGAATAATAAGGTAAAAGATTTGATGGTGACGGATGTGATCGCGGTGAAAGATACCGATCATATTGTGGCGTTAGTACCATTACTTTCGGATATTGGCTTGCATCATATTCCCGTCTTGGATGCCGAACAAAAGCTGTGCGGCATCATTACCCAATCTGATCTTATTGGCGCGTTGTATTCAGTGAATCAAAAGGCTTAG
- a CDS encoding GNAT family N-acetyltransferase — protein sequence METDRLYLAPPCLANQPAMLEAIIESQAELSQFLDWVPFALTEQQSIEATQQAMVNFDNFENELRYSLLDKQSGKLVGMIGLLIRDKEVPYFEIGYWLRRSCVGLGYITEAVQALETYAFQDLKAQRVEIRTAGTNTKSQAVAERCGYQLEGTLRYARRLPSRELDHTLIYAKTRL from the coding sequence ATGGAAACCGACCGTTTATACCTCGCTCCACCATGTTTAGCGAATCAACCGGCGATGCTAGAGGCTATCATAGAAAGTCAGGCTGAATTAAGTCAGTTTCTTGATTGGGTGCCTTTTGCGTTAACCGAACAACAATCGATAGAAGCAACTCAACAAGCTATGGTGAATTTCGATAATTTTGAAAATGAATTACGTTATTCCTTGTTGGATAAACAATCAGGTAAATTGGTCGGCATGATAGGGCTGCTCATTCGAGATAAAGAGGTGCCTTATTTTGAAATTGGTTATTGGCTACGTCGTTCTTGTGTTGGGTTGGGCTATATAACGGAAGCCGTTCAAGCTTTGGAAACATACGCATTTCAGGATTTAAAAGCACAGCGAGTGGAGATTAGAACGGCAGGCACTAATACGAAAAGCCAAGCTGTGGCTGAGCGGTGTGGTTATCAGTTAGAAGGGACATTGCGGTATGCGCGGCGTTTGCCATCTAGGGAATTAGATCATACTTTGATTTATGCAAAAACCCGTTTATAG